The DNA region TGCCGTGGCGGCGATCCAGAGATCGTTTTCGTCCAACCTGAGACCCTGCTGCTCCCGTGTCCGTTTGATGGTCGCGTACTTGTCTCCCGCAGACTCAGGCACGGACTCGCAGGCAATGGTGGCGAAAAGTGGGGGCCGCCTGTTTCGTAAGGTTCTCACGCCGGCGCCCCTGCGGCAGGCGCGCGAGTCCGTAGAGGATCTCGCCGCGAACGATTGGGCAGATCACGACCTTGTCGTTCGGGCCGAGCGCGCCAAGCTGCGCCTCAACACGCGGGCTCTTCCGCATGAGGTCAGAAAACGCGTTCGAGTCGAGAAGAAAGATCATCGTCCCGTCTCACGCACCGGCGACGTCGAACAGGCCCTCGGTGCGCGTGGGCAGCTTGCCGGCCTCGATCATGCGCTCCAGTTCATCGACATCGCCCGCTTCCAGATCCGGTAGAGCGCGCATGGCCTGCAGGACTGCCAGCGGCGAGCCTACTGCCAACTCCTGGATCGGACGGACGGTCACCTCGACTGCGCCGTGCATGTCGGACAGCGGTTCCTCCAGCTCAATGTGGCTCGGATCGTTCAGGTTCCCGCGGACAA from Candidatus Binatia bacterium includes:
- a CDS encoding PIN domain-containing protein, giving the protein MIFLLDSNAFSDLMRKSPRVEAQLGALGPNDKVVICPIVRGEILYGLARLPQGRRRENLTKQAAPTFRHHCLRVRA